In Streptomyces dangxiongensis, one DNA window encodes the following:
- the nucS gene encoding endonuclease NucS: MRLVIARCSVDYAGRLTAHLPSAPRLILVKADGSVSIHADDRAYKPLNWMSPPCALKEGKGEDEGVWTVVNKAGEKLIITMEEILHDSSHELGVDPGLIKDGVEAHLQELLADRIETLGEGYSLIRREYMTAIGPVDILCRDADGQTVAVEIKRRGEIDGVEQLTRYLELLNRDPHLAPVRGVFAAQEIKPQARVLATDRGINCQILDYNALRGIEDDKLRLF; the protein is encoded by the coding sequence ATGCGTCTCGTCATTGCCCGATGCTCGGTCGACTACGCCGGCCGGCTCACCGCCCATCTGCCCTCGGCGCCCCGACTGATCCTGGTCAAGGCGGACGGCAGCGTCTCCATCCACGCCGACGACCGGGCCTACAAGCCGCTCAACTGGATGTCGCCGCCCTGTGCCCTGAAGGAGGGCAAGGGCGAGGACGAAGGTGTGTGGACCGTCGTCAACAAGGCGGGCGAGAAACTGATCATCACGATGGAGGAGATCCTCCACGACTCCTCGCACGAACTCGGCGTGGACCCGGGGCTGATCAAGGACGGCGTGGAAGCGCACCTCCAGGAACTGCTCGCCGACCGCATCGAGACGCTGGGCGAGGGTTACTCGCTCATCCGCCGTGAGTACATGACCGCGATCGGCCCGGTGGACATCCTCTGCCGGGACGCCGACGGGCAGACCGTCGCCGTCGAGATCAAGCGGCGGGGCGAGATCGACGGCGTGGAGCAACTGACCCGGTACCTGGAGCTGTTGAACCGCGACCCGCACCTCGCCCCGGTCCGCGGCGTCTTCGCCGCCCAGGAGATCAAGCCCCAGGCCCGCGTCCTCGCCACCGACCGCGGCATCAACTGCCAGATCCTGGACTACAACGCCCTACGCGGCATCGAAGACGACAAACTCCGCCTCTTCTGA
- a CDS encoding LLM class flavin-dependent oxidoreductase, which translates to MHVGSFVLAAQFPGQGPGEALHRAVRSAEVAEQSGLDAVWLAEHHFVPYGTCPSAVTLAALLLGRTRRVQVGTAVSVLPTAHPVALGEQAALLHLTSGGRFTLGVGRGGPWVDLEVFGTGLEAYEHGFPESLDLLLRWLAEPSVGASGERFSFREVPVVPRPSEALTDAPGPEVVLACTSPASVRLAAERGLPMLLGMHVGDEEKAEMVALWRRCAHAAGRPGEEIAGAAHVSAGVCQLADRRTDAVETLTKALPGWLRQGLQAHVTVDGRARTMRDPHAYTELLCGLHPVGTPRLAADRLAATSERTGISRFALLMEGSGDLAATEENLRRLGAEVLPQVR; encoded by the coding sequence ATGCACGTAGGAAGTTTTGTGCTGGCGGCCCAGTTCCCGGGCCAGGGCCCCGGGGAGGCCCTGCACCGGGCGGTCCGCTCCGCGGAGGTCGCCGAGCAGTCCGGGCTGGACGCGGTCTGGCTGGCCGAGCACCACTTCGTGCCCTACGGCACATGCCCGTCCGCCGTCACCCTGGCCGCGCTGCTGCTCGGCCGCACCCGCCGCGTCCAGGTCGGCACAGCGGTCAGCGTACTGCCCACCGCCCACCCCGTCGCCCTCGGCGAACAGGCGGCACTGCTGCATCTGACGAGCGGCGGACGGTTCACGCTGGGCGTCGGACGCGGCGGCCCCTGGGTGGACCTGGAGGTGTTCGGCACGGGCCTGGAGGCGTACGAACACGGGTTCCCGGAGTCGCTCGATCTGCTGCTGCGCTGGCTGGCCGAGCCGTCGGTCGGCGCCTCGGGCGAGCGGTTCTCCTTCCGCGAGGTGCCGGTCGTCCCCCGCCCCTCGGAGGCCCTGACGGACGCCCCAGGCCCCGAGGTCGTCCTCGCCTGCACCTCGCCGGCGAGCGTACGGCTGGCCGCCGAGCGCGGACTGCCGATGCTCCTCGGCATGCACGTCGGCGACGAGGAGAAGGCCGAGATGGTCGCCCTGTGGCGGCGCTGCGCCCACGCGGCCGGACGGCCGGGCGAGGAGATCGCGGGCGCCGCCCATGTGTCGGCCGGCGTCTGCCAGCTCGCCGACCGGCGCACGGACGCGGTGGAGACCCTGACGAAGGCGCTGCCGGGCTGGCTCAGGCAGGGCCTCCAGGCGCATGTGACGGTGGACGGACGGGCGCGCACGATGCGCGACCCGCACGCCTACACCGAGCTGCTCTGCGGACTGCACCCCGTCGGCACCCCCCGGCTCGCCGCCGACCGGCTCGCGGCCACCTCGGAACGCACCGGCATCTCCCGCTTCGCTCTTCTCATGGAGGGCTCCGGCGATCTCGCGGCCACGGAGGAGAACCTACGGCGCCTCGGCGCCGAGGTACTGCCCCAGGTGCGCTGA
- a CDS encoding coiled-coil domain-containing protein, producing the protein MSDTSPYGFELVRRGYDRAQVDERISKLVSDRDSALSRITALEKRIEELHLETQNAQAQVSDAEPSYAGLGARVEKILRLAEEEAKELREEARRAAEQHRDLAESAAQQVRNDAESYASERKTKAEDEGVRIVEKAKSDASQLRSDAQKDAQSKREEADALFEETRAKAAQAAADFETNLAKRREQSERDLASRQQKAEKRLAEIEHRAEQLRLEAEKLRTDAERRARQTVETAQRQAEDIVADANAKADRIRSESERELAALTNRRDSINAQLTNVREMLATLTGAAVAAAGTSTDDEPISRGVPAQQSR; encoded by the coding sequence ATGAGCGACACTTCCCCCTACGGCTTCGAGCTTGTGCGGCGTGGGTACGACCGCGCTCAGGTGGACGAACGTATCTCCAAGCTCGTCTCCGACCGTGACAGCGCTCTCTCCCGCATCACCGCCCTGGAGAAGCGCATCGAGGAGCTCCACCTCGAAACGCAGAACGCCCAGGCCCAGGTCAGCGACGCCGAGCCGTCGTACGCGGGTCTCGGCGCGCGGGTCGAGAAGATCCTGCGCCTGGCCGAGGAAGAGGCCAAGGAGCTGCGTGAGGAGGCCCGGCGCGCGGCCGAGCAGCACCGCGACCTCGCCGAGTCGGCGGCCCAGCAGGTCCGCAACGACGCCGAGTCCTACGCCTCCGAGCGCAAGACCAAGGCCGAGGACGAGGGCGTCCGGATCGTCGAGAAGGCCAAGTCCGACGCGTCGCAGCTACGTTCCGACGCGCAGAAGGACGCGCAGTCCAAGCGGGAGGAGGCGGACGCCCTCTTCGAGGAGACCCGCGCCAAGGCCGCGCAGGCCGCCGCCGACTTCGAGACGAACCTGGCCAAGCGCCGCGAGCAGTCCGAGCGCGACCTGGCCTCCCGTCAGCAGAAGGCCGAGAAGCGCCTCGCCGAGATCGAGCACCGGGCCGAGCAGCTCCGCCTGGAGGCGGAGAAGCTGCGCACCGACGCCGAGCGCCGCGCCCGCCAGACGGTGGAGACGGCCCAGCGCCAGGCCGAGGACATCGTGGCCGACGCCAACGCCAAGGCCGACCGCATCCGTTCGGAGTCCGAGCGCGAGCTGGCGGCGCTCACCAACCGCCGCGACAGCATCAACGCCCAACTGACGAACGTCCGCGAGATGCTCGCCACGCTGACCGGCGCCGCGGTGGCCGCGGCCGGCACGTCCACCGACGACGAGCCGATCTCCCGGGGTGTGCCGGCGCAGCAGTCCCGTTGA
- a CDS encoding DUF3253 domain-containing protein — MAVGERDLEDAILGLLDRRAAGASVCPSDVARAVHPDADEGWRELMDPVRRAAARLAARGQVEITRHGTPVDPARARGPVRIRRPA, encoded by the coding sequence ATGGCGGTCGGTGAACGCGACCTCGAGGACGCCATCCTCGGCCTGCTCGACCGGAGGGCCGCGGGGGCGTCCGTGTGCCCCTCGGACGTGGCCCGCGCGGTCCACCCGGACGCGGACGAGGGGTGGCGGGAGCTGATGGACCCCGTGCGCCGGGCCGCGGCCCGGCTCGCGGCCCGGGGGCAGGTGGAGATCACCCGGCACGGCACCCCCGTCGACCCCGCCCGCGCCCGCGGCCCGGTCCGCATTCGCCGTCCCGCCTGA
- a CDS encoding SCO5389 family protein, giving the protein MSLDVSPALLEQAERGEVDEAAFVDCVRTSLPYAWEMISSLVAQLKVDGGSFADNQTPPPDERARGQLLRALASDAIRGALQRHFGVRLAFQNCHRVAVFPLDASVDETLARFTSVRSQLLNQSPEFRDC; this is encoded by the coding sequence ATGTCGCTCGACGTCTCACCGGCCCTACTCGAACAGGCCGAGCGAGGCGAGGTCGACGAAGCAGCATTCGTCGACTGCGTCCGGACCTCCCTGCCCTATGCGTGGGAGATGATCAGCTCCCTGGTGGCACAGCTGAAGGTGGACGGCGGCTCCTTCGCCGACAACCAGACGCCCCCGCCGGACGAGCGGGCACGCGGTCAGTTGCTGCGTGCGCTCGCGAGTGACGCCATACGCGGCGCGCTGCAGCGGCACTTCGGTGTGCGGCTGGCCTTCCAGAACTGCCACCGGGTGGCGGTGTTCCCGCTGGACGCCTCGGTGGACGAGACGTTGGCCCGCTTCACGTCGGTGCGCAGCCAGTTGTTGAACCAGTCGCCGGAGTTCCGGGACTGCTGA
- a CDS encoding TetR/AcrR family transcriptional regulator, with the protein MAEGLRERKKRETRQRISDIATGLFVERGFMAVTMADVAEAADVSVNTVYNYFPAKEDLFFDRSAGVTDRLARWVRGRDAGESAARAVLRELREEVEAVSPRVGLMEGYDRFMRVIHEAPPLRSRLWSIQQEMHDSLEAALREETGADGDDPLPGLIAGQLCWVHQTVFLAIGRRMLAGHKPAEVSREILVLLDDIEDLLDEKVLNYAVRGPS; encoded by the coding sequence ATGGCAGAGGGACTCAGGGAGCGGAAGAAGCGCGAGACCAGGCAGCGCATCTCGGACATCGCCACCGGACTGTTCGTGGAGCGCGGCTTCATGGCGGTGACCATGGCAGACGTGGCCGAGGCGGCCGATGTCTCCGTCAACACCGTCTACAACTACTTCCCCGCGAAGGAAGACCTCTTCTTCGACCGCTCCGCCGGCGTGACCGACCGGCTCGCCCGCTGGGTGCGCGGCCGGGACGCGGGCGAGTCCGCCGCCCGGGCCGTGCTGCGCGAACTGCGCGAGGAGGTCGAGGCCGTCTCGCCCCGGGTCGGCCTGATGGAGGGCTACGACCGCTTCATGCGCGTCATCCACGAGGCCCCGCCCCTGCGCTCCCGGCTGTGGAGCATCCAGCAGGAGATGCACGACAGTCTGGAGGCGGCCCTGCGCGAGGAGACCGGCGCCGACGGGGACGACCCGCTGCCCGGCCTGATCGCCGGTCAGCTCTGCTGGGTCCACCAGACGGTCTTCCTCGCCATCGGCCGCCGCATGCTCGCCGGTCACAAACCGGCCGAAGTGTCACGAGAGATACTCGTCCTCCTGGACGACATCGAGGACCTGTTGGACGAGAAGGTCCTCAACTACGCCGTCCGTGGGCCGTCCTGA
- a CDS encoding STAS domain-containing protein, which produces MFIRGDHVELVVGGRLDVRSAADARTALHSAVDDGVGDLVLDLSELDSWDATGLGVIMGAHRRAGRCGRRLVLRDVPPQMQRLLVATRLHRILAIEGGIGVESLPRV; this is translated from the coding sequence ATGTTCATCAGGGGCGACCACGTCGAGCTGGTCGTCGGGGGCCGCCTCGACGTCCGCAGCGCGGCGGACGCCCGTACGGCCCTGCACTCGGCCGTCGACGACGGAGTCGGCGACCTGGTGCTCGACCTGTCCGAACTGGACTCCTGGGACGCCACCGGACTCGGGGTGATCATGGGCGCCCACCGGCGGGCCGGCCGCTGCGGGCGCCGCCTGGTGCTGCGGGACGTACCCCCGCAGATGCAGCGCCTGCTGGTGGCCACCCGGCTGCACCGCATCCTCGCCATCGAGGGCGGCATCGGAGTGGAGTCGCTTCCCCGCGTGTGA
- a CDS encoding 3-hydroxyacyl-CoA dehydrogenase family protein — MARKLAVIGAGLMGSGIAQVAAQAGWEVVLRDVTDEALRRGTDGIKASYDKFVGKGKLAAQDAEAALARITATTDLDAAADADIVVEAVFEKLEVKHEIFRALDKIVREDAVLASNTSAIPITKIAAATEHPERVVGVHFFSPVPMMQLVELVRGYKTSDQTLATAREFAESVGKTCIVVNRDVAGFVTTRLISALVVEATKLYESGVATAEDIDLACKLGFGHAMGPLATADLTGVDILLHATSNIYTESQDEKFAPPELMRRMVDAGDIGRKSGQGFYTY, encoded by the coding sequence GTGGCACGGAAGCTCGCCGTCATCGGGGCCGGTCTCATGGGATCGGGCATCGCTCAGGTCGCCGCCCAGGCGGGCTGGGAGGTCGTCCTGCGGGACGTCACCGACGAGGCACTGAGGCGTGGCACCGACGGCATCAAGGCCTCGTACGACAAGTTCGTCGGCAAGGGCAAGCTGGCGGCGCAGGACGCCGAGGCCGCCCTGGCCCGCATCACCGCGACCACCGACCTGGACGCCGCCGCCGACGCCGACATCGTCGTCGAGGCCGTCTTCGAGAAGCTGGAGGTCAAGCACGAGATCTTCCGCGCGCTCGACAAGATCGTGCGCGAGGACGCCGTGCTCGCCTCCAACACCTCCGCCATCCCGATCACCAAGATCGCGGCGGCCACCGAGCACCCCGAGCGGGTCGTCGGCGTCCACTTCTTCTCGCCGGTGCCGATGATGCAGCTCGTCGAACTCGTCCGCGGCTACAAGACCAGCGACCAGACCCTCGCCACGGCGCGGGAGTTCGCCGAGTCCGTCGGCAAGACCTGCATCGTCGTCAACCGCGACGTCGCCGGGTTCGTCACCACCCGGCTGATCTCCGCCCTCGTCGTCGAGGCGACCAAGCTCTACGAGTCCGGCGTCGCCACCGCCGAGGACATCGACCTCGCCTGCAAGCTGGGCTTCGGCCACGCCATGGGCCCGCTCGCCACCGCCGACCTCACCGGCGTGGACATCCTGCTGCACGCCACGAGCAACATCTACACCGAGTCCCAGGACGAGAAGTTCGCCCCGCCGGAGCTGATGCGCCGGATGGTGGACGCCGGTGACATCGGCCGCAAGAGCGGGCAGGGCTTCTACACGTACTGA
- a CDS encoding ABC transporter permease, with protein MSTPQPPMPQAPAAVPHRQAAPGGPYPGYTSPIPVVRTHLGHALASEWTKIRSVRSTMWTLGVFVLLVLGVGLLAGALVDAHSDSSSMSGENPLSFGFFGLLLGSICIMTLGVLTTASEYGTGMIRTTMTACPSRARVLAAKSIVFFAVAFVVTLASSGFVAMVQVSMLEDTGARSPSGGEWFKATVGISLYIALLGLLSLLVGSVIRHSAGAVTLMIGVLLAPLVLALFMATESLNKVREWLFEYSIPNQLSVFYANSLSESGPSGWDPLWIMLGLAAAMYAGAYALLRSRDV; from the coding sequence ATGAGCACCCCCCAGCCCCCGATGCCACAGGCCCCGGCAGCCGTGCCCCACCGGCAGGCGGCGCCCGGTGGGCCGTACCCCGGCTACACGTCGCCCATCCCGGTCGTGCGCACGCACCTCGGGCACGCGCTGGCCTCCGAGTGGACGAAGATCAGGTCGGTGCGGTCGACGATGTGGACGCTCGGCGTCTTCGTGCTGCTCGTCCTCGGTGTCGGTCTGCTGGCCGGCGCCCTGGTCGACGCCCACTCCGACTCGTCGAGCATGTCCGGCGAGAACCCGCTGTCCTTCGGCTTCTTCGGCCTGCTCCTCGGCAGCATCTGCATCATGACGCTCGGCGTGCTGACCACGGCCTCCGAGTACGGCACCGGCATGATCCGTACGACGATGACCGCGTGCCCCAGCCGGGCTCGCGTGCTCGCCGCCAAGTCGATCGTGTTCTTCGCCGTCGCGTTCGTCGTCACCCTGGCCTCGTCCGGCTTCGTGGCCATGGTCCAGGTGTCCATGCTGGAGGACACCGGCGCCCGGTCCCCCTCCGGCGGCGAATGGTTCAAGGCCACCGTCGGCATCAGCCTCTACATCGCCCTGCTGGGACTGCTCTCGCTGCTCGTCGGCTCGGTCATCCGGCACTCCGCCGGTGCCGTCACCCTCATGATCGGCGTGCTGCTCGCGCCGCTGGTGCTCGCGCTGTTCATGGCGACGGAGTCGCTCAACAAGGTGCGCGAGTGGCTCTTCGAGTACTCGATACCGAACCAGCTGAGCGTTTTCTACGCCAACTCCCTGTCCGAGTCCGGCCCCTCGGGCTGGGACCCGCTGTGGATCATGCTGGGCCTGGCGGCGGCGATGTACGCGGGCGCGTACGCGCTGCTGCGCAGCCGGGATGTGTGA
- a CDS encoding ATP/GTP-binding protein produces MSPRRNRPNAAGSPGRSAEDDRAGRYGGWQSTESWQGEEWSVRHVAGASAQSKTYRCPGCDQLIPSAVPHVVAWPEYSGVDDRRHWHKACWNAKDRRTTRVQRSRNAPRF; encoded by the coding sequence GTGTCCCCGCGTCGTAACCGACCGAACGCAGCCGGATCACCGGGCCGGAGCGCCGAGGACGACCGCGCCGGCCGGTACGGCGGCTGGCAGTCCACCGAGAGCTGGCAGGGCGAGGAGTGGAGCGTTCGGCACGTCGCCGGGGCGAGCGCGCAGAGCAAGACGTACCGCTGCCCGGGCTGTGACCAGCTGATCCCCTCCGCGGTGCCGCACGTGGTGGCCTGGCCGGAGTACTCGGGCGTCGACGACCGCCGGCACTGGCACAAGGCGTGCTGGAACGCGAAGGACCGCCGCACCACGCGGGTGCAGCGGTCCCGTAACGCGCCGAGGTTCTAG
- a CDS encoding ABC transporter ATP-binding protein: MIEAVGLTKRYGDKTAVYNLSFQVRPGAVTGFLGPNGSGKSTTMRMILGLDNPTSGSVTIGGHPYRRLPNAPRQVGALLDAKAVHGGRSARNHLLSLAQLSGIPARRVDEVLGVVGLQDVAKKRSKGFSLGMGQRLGIAAALLGDPQVLLFDEPVNGLDPEGILWVRNLMRALAAEGRTVFVSSHLMSEMALTADHLIVIGRGQLLADMSVRDFISANSADFARVRTPDTDPELREKLTSALTEAGGHVMPEQDGALRVTGLPLPRISDLAHETDVRLWELSPHQASLEEAYMRMTQGSVDYRSTIDQKAGLQQPLPPGAQPPMPVPGQGQPGWYAPPPPQQGGQPFAPAAYGGAPAGAYGAPGAGTANPYAQQPAQPQQPAQAHQPAQVPQPAQAQPSAPVPAPAAPAPAAPQTPVGSPAPQQASADAAPAAPQAPAAGKQTAAADAAPAAAAASAATATPTQPEDAR; the protein is encoded by the coding sequence ATGATCGAGGCTGTCGGCCTGACCAAGCGCTACGGCGACAAAACCGCCGTGTACAACCTTTCCTTCCAGGTGCGGCCCGGCGCCGTCACCGGCTTCCTCGGTCCGAACGGTTCGGGCAAGTCCACGACGATGCGGATGATCCTCGGTCTGGACAACCCCACGTCCGGGTCGGTGACGATCGGCGGACACCCCTACCGCAGGCTGCCCAACGCCCCCCGGCAGGTGGGCGCGCTGCTCGACGCCAAGGCCGTGCACGGTGGCCGGAGCGCCCGCAACCACCTGCTGAGCCTCGCCCAACTGTCGGGCATCCCGGCCCGCCGGGTGGATGAGGTGCTCGGGGTCGTCGGCCTCCAGGACGTGGCCAAGAAGCGCTCCAAGGGCTTCTCGCTCGGCATGGGCCAGCGCCTCGGCATCGCGGCCGCCCTGCTCGGCGACCCGCAGGTGCTGCTCTTCGACGAGCCGGTCAACGGCCTCGACCCCGAGGGCATCCTCTGGGTGCGCAACCTGATGAGGGCGCTCGCCGCCGAGGGCCGTACGGTCTTCGTCTCCTCCCACCTGATGAGCGAGATGGCGCTGACCGCGGACCACCTCATCGTCATCGGGCGCGGACAGCTCCTCGCCGACATGAGCGTGCGGGACTTCATCTCGGCCAACTCCGCCGACTTCGCGCGCGTACGGACCCCCGACACGGACCCCGAGCTGCGCGAGAAGCTGACCTCCGCGCTGACCGAGGCGGGCGGGCACGTGATGCCCGAGCAGGACGGCGCGCTGCGGGTCACCGGGCTGCCACTGCCGCGCATCAGCGACCTGGCGCACGAGACGGACGTACGGCTGTGGGAGCTGTCTCCGCACCAGGCCTCGCTGGAGGAGGCGTACATGCGGATGACGCAGGGCTCCGTGGACTACCGCTCGACGATCGACCAGAAGGCGGGCCTCCAGCAGCCGCTGCCGCCCGGCGCACAGCCGCCCATGCCGGTCCCCGGCCAGGGCCAGCCCGGCTGGTACGCCCCGCCGCCGCCCCAGCAGGGCGGTCAGCCGTTCGCCCCGGCGGCGTACGGCGGCGCGCCGGCGGGCGCGTACGGCGCCCCGGGCGCGGGCACCGCGAACCCGTACGCCCAGCAGCCCGCCCAGCCCCAGCAGCCGGCGCAGGCCCACCAGCCCGCCCAGGTCCCGCAGCCGGCGCAGGCGCAGCCGTCCGCACCGGTCCCGGCCCCGGCGGCCCCCGCCCCCGCGGCCCCGCAGACCCCGGTCGGCTCGCCGGCGCCGCAGCAGGCGTCCGCCGATGCCGCCCCGGCCGCCCCGCAGGCCCCGGCCGCGGGCAAGCAGACCGCCGCCGCGGACGCGGCCCCCGCCGCCGCTGCCGCGTCGGCCGCCACCGCCACCCCGACCCAGCCCGAGGACGCCCGATGA
- a CDS encoding ATP-binding protein, whose protein sequence is MDPTNPGPEEHGPAHSRRPPRESLIADFAPGAPAPARMFQLLSGDLQLTVNPVDGSEIEPCPPADRPGRPRKRTADERAGIERAARPPAPPGPAEPALSLLERQDERERLVRLLARGRSVRLTGPAGSGRTALLDLVAEDCLDLAPDGVVRLNGHHRTAGDLLHDLFHAVYDAPRHRPDQDELHAWAGEIGAVVVLDDLEFGGAALDELLDATPECAFLFGATPDVPAPSAESDVEEIFLTGLDRAGGVEILERTVGRVLTEEEANWAGDLWFESEGLPLRFIQAGALLRQRDQLRASTEAVDEYGVFQDVRSTADPAAGTEREHIPLPSLGEAAAPAPLLASRLGTSARAALRFAVALGGEVPHQAHLPALVGDTHADAALAELAGCGLVSPAGSRYRLAAGVQTQLEAAGYADDAADRAVTAAQHYAWWAGHPSVTPERVCAEADAVLAALAAVVPQTSPPAEEEESTAVRLARTAAPAFAAGLHWSAWERALRSGAEASRMADEVSEKVYFHHELGILALCAGQFDRARAELEASGGLRGALADKRGAVAGRRALALLADRTGDVPGPPVPEPAETERGETERGESAWPPYGPVGAVRTTQATQRPAPQPAPRRGGFKRMARRNMVAAGSGALLAAVLGTVVTLGMTSPDGPGRAPAGRGGANPSASQGADDGGVVADPVDTDGNGGTGGTGSAAGRRTSPGPDGTYGTADDPAPPADTPRPSESVDPSGSGTPSGTPSRSPGSGGSSAPSSGGTTGGTTGSTTGGPSGGTTGSTTGDPTGGTSTGGTPTGGSTGTTGTAGSAGTNGGGDTGTAGTTGGTTTGGSTDGSTGGGTTGGDGGGTTTGASAGGTSSSASASRTAPRTNATTI, encoded by the coding sequence ATGGACCCGACGAACCCCGGACCCGAGGAGCACGGACCGGCGCACAGCCGCCGCCCGCCCCGGGAATCCCTCATCGCCGACTTCGCCCCGGGCGCACCGGCACCCGCCCGGATGTTCCAACTCCTCTCGGGCGACCTCCAACTGACCGTCAATCCCGTCGACGGCAGCGAGATAGAACCCTGCCCGCCGGCCGACCGGCCCGGCAGGCCCCGCAAGCGCACCGCCGACGAGCGCGCCGGCATCGAACGCGCGGCCCGGCCGCCGGCCCCGCCCGGCCCTGCCGAGCCGGCCCTCTCCCTGCTGGAACGCCAGGACGAACGCGAACGTTTGGTGCGCCTCCTGGCTCGCGGCCGCTCCGTCCGCCTCACCGGCCCGGCCGGTTCCGGCCGCACCGCCCTGCTCGACCTGGTGGCCGAGGACTGCCTGGACCTCGCCCCCGACGGCGTCGTGCGCCTCAACGGCCACCACCGCACGGCCGGTGACCTCCTCCACGACCTGTTCCACGCCGTCTACGACGCCCCGCGTCACCGCCCCGACCAGGACGAACTGCACGCCTGGGCCGGCGAGATCGGTGCGGTCGTCGTCCTGGACGACCTCGAGTTCGGCGGCGCCGCCCTCGACGAACTGCTCGACGCCACCCCCGAATGCGCGTTCCTGTTCGGCGCCACCCCGGACGTGCCCGCGCCCTCCGCAGAGTCGGACGTCGAGGAAATCTTCCTCACCGGCCTCGACCGCGCCGGCGGCGTGGAGATCCTGGAACGCACCGTCGGCCGGGTCCTCACCGAGGAGGAGGCCAACTGGGCCGGGGACCTCTGGTTCGAGTCCGAGGGGCTGCCCCTGCGCTTCATACAGGCCGGCGCCCTCCTCCGGCAGCGCGATCAACTGCGGGCCAGCACCGAAGCGGTCGACGAGTACGGCGTCTTCCAGGACGTACGGTCCACCGCCGACCCGGCGGCCGGCACGGAGCGGGAGCACATACCCCTGCCCTCCCTCGGTGAGGCCGCCGCCCCCGCCCCGCTGCTCGCCTCCCGGCTCGGCACCTCCGCCCGCGCCGCCCTCCGCTTCGCCGTCGCCCTCGGCGGCGAGGTACCGCACCAGGCGCACCTGCCCGCCCTGGTCGGCGACACCCACGCGGACGCCGCCCTCGCCGAACTGGCCGGCTGCGGCCTGGTCTCCCCGGCCGGCTCCCGCTACCGTCTCGCGGCCGGCGTGCAGACCCAGCTTGAAGCCGCCGGGTACGCCGACGACGCGGCCGACCGGGCCGTCACCGCCGCCCAGCACTACGCCTGGTGGGCCGGGCACCCCTCGGTCACCCCGGAGCGGGTGTGCGCGGAGGCCGACGCGGTGCTGGCCGCGCTCGCCGCCGTCGTCCCCCAGACGTCCCCGCCCGCCGAGGAGGAGGAGAGCACCGCCGTACGGCTCGCCCGCACCGCCGCGCCCGCCTTCGCCGCCGGACTCCACTGGAGCGCCTGGGAACGGGCCCTGCGGTCCGGCGCCGAAGCCTCCCGGATGGCCGACGAAGTGTCCGAAAAGGTCTATTTCCACCACGAACTGGGCATCCTCGCGCTCTGCGCCGGACAGTTCGACCGGGCCCGCGCCGAACTGGAGGCGTCCGGCGGGCTGCGCGGCGCCCTCGCCGACAAGCGGGGCGCGGTCGCCGGTCGCCGGGCGCTGGCGCTGCTCGCCGACCGCACGGGCGACGTGCCCGGGCCGCCGGTGCCGGAGCCCGCGGAGACGGAACGCGGGGAGACGGAGCGCGGGGAGTCGGCCTGGCCGCCGTACGGTCCCGTCGGTGCCGTCCGGACCACCCAGGCCACCCAACGGCCCGCGCCGCAGCCGGCGCCACGGCGTGGCGGCTTCAAACGCATGGCGCGCCGCAACATGGTCGCGGCCGGCTCCGGCGCACTCCTCGCCGCCGTGCTCGGCACGGTCGTCACGCTCGGCATGACGTCCCCCGACGGCCCCGGGCGCGCCCCGGCCGGCCGGGGCGGCGCCAATCCGTCCGCGAGCCAGGGCGCCGACGACGGCGGGGTCGTCGCGGACCCGGTGGACACCGACGGGAACGGCGGCACCGGGGGCACCGGCTCGGCCGCCGGCCGGCGCACGTCACCGGGCCCCGACGGCACGTACGGCACGGCGGACGACCCCGCGCCGCCGGCGGACACCCCCCGGCCGTCGGAGAGCGTCGACCCCTCCGGCTCCGGCACGCCCTCCGGCACGCCGTCCAGGTCGCCCGGGTCGGGAGGATCGAGCGCCCCGTCCTCCGGCGGAACGACAGGGGGGACGACCGGGAGTACGACCGGTGGCCCGTCCGGCGGTACGACGGGCAGCACGACCGGTGACCCCACGGGCGGCACGTCCACGGGCGGCACCCCCACAGGCGGCTCCACCGGCACGACCGGCACGGCCGGCTCCGCCGGCACCAACGGCGGCGGCGACACCGGCACGGCGGGCACCACCGGCGGCACGACCACCGGTGGCTCCACGGACGGGTCCACCGGCGGTGGCACCACGGGCGGCGACGGCGGCGGAACGACGACGGGCGCCTCCGCCGGAGGAACGTCGAGCAGCGCGTCGGCGTCCCGGACCGCACCGAGAACGAACGCCACCACGATCTGA